One window of the Perca flavescens isolate YP-PL-M2 chromosome 5, PFLA_1.0, whole genome shotgun sequence genome contains the following:
- the noxa1 gene encoding NADPH oxidase activator 1, with amino-acid sequence MLYTELLRLWDEAVQAVDAKDWHGALSKLEEISEPTSRILFNAASAHLVLGQLDLALKALDLAIAKDARLAVGFFQRAAVMMQSDRLEEALSDCIWAQKHMRGNVVIDYRQLGLRFKLYSWQVLYNAAAVYCRMGQWEQAKEILLTASQERGGSRGGNIEVALDSVLREEVLAPLLVPEDVVFRPRKQDVEQLQQRDFLGKSKVITSMIPNDDFGGFEPLRLQKPGFYEPKMDGAQDSRYMRMRIPYMARGPGQLTVPGGATVFLFGEEDRDGMATVIYDGQRGLLPISLLEPADVKMSKGKKENRVPSGIPLPPGLKPPTRPEAQHSPAAPPRVRFTSDTPPPSYTTATHAPLAASEPPKDPANAASDQHDGVVQGAEAGSVVVKVHYTYTVALSVPLDTPYHEMKERIAQKLGQPASQLRLRYKQHGSRVLTPLGGEVEPGRTVQEVAEAGRATLWCQVRI; translated from the exons ATGCTTTACACTGAGTTACTGCGGTTGTGGGATGAGGCGGTGCAGGCGGTAGATGCCAAGGACTGGCATGGAGCTCTGTCCAAACTCGAGGAGATCAGTGAACCCACATCTCGCATTTTGTTTAATGCTGCCTCAGCTCACCTGGTTCTGGGACAGCTGGACCTGGCCCTGAAG GCTTTAGACCTCGCTATTGCTAAGGATGCACGTCTTGCTGTTGGCTTCTTCCAGAGAGCAGCAGTGATGATGCAGAGTGACAG GTTGGAGGAGGCTCTGTCAGACTGTATCTGGGCACAGAAGCATATGAGAGGAAACGTGGTCATTGACTACAGACAGCTGGGACTACGATTCAAACTCTACAGCTGGCAG GTATTATATAATGCAGCAGCTGTGTACTGTCGGATGGGCCAGTGGGAGCAGGCCAAGGAGATTCTGCTGACAGCCTcccaggagagaggaggaagtcGAGGGGGAAACATAGAGGTGGCTTTGGACAGCGTCCTG AGGGAAGAGGTACTGGCTCCTCTCCTGGTGCCTGAGGATGTGGTGTTTCGTCCCAGGAAACAGGATGTGGAGCAGCTGCAGCAAAGAGACTTCCTGGGCAAATCAAAG GTGATTACCTCCATGATTCCCAATGATGATTTTGGAGGCTTTGAACCTCTGAGGCTGCAG AAACCTGGTTTCTATGAGCCTAAGATGGATGGAGCTCA GGACTCTCGATACATGCGCATGCGGATCCCTTACATGGCTCGGGGCCCGGGACAGCTGACTGTGCCGGGAGGGGCCACAGTGTTTTTATTTGGCGAGGAGGACAGGGATGGGATGGCAACTGTCATATATGATGGACAG CGAGGACTTCTGCCAATATCCCTGCTTGAACCTGCAGATGTCAAGATGTCCAAAGGCAAAAAGGAGAAT AGAGTTCCCAGTGGCATCCCTCTCCCACCAGGACTCAAGCCACCCACTCGCCCAGAGGCCCAGCATAGCCCTGCAGCTCCTCCTCGAG TACGTTTTACCTCAGACACTCCACCTCCATCCTACACTACTGCCACCCACGCACCACTGGCAGCCTCAGAGCCTCCCAAGGACCCAGCCAACGCAGCCAGCGACCAG CATGATGGTGTAGTTCAGGGAGCAGAGGCGGGCTCCGTGGTGGTGAAGGTCCACTACACGTACACTGTGGCGCTGTCTGTCCCTCTGGACACACCGTACCATGAAATGAAGGAACGCATCGCACAGAAATTGGGCCAGCCTGCGTCTCAGCTGCGCCTCAG ATATAAGCAGCATGGTTCCCGGGTGCTGACACCTCTGGGTGGGGAGGTGGAGCCAGGCCGCACTGTGCAAGAAGTGGCTGAGGCTGGCAGAGCTACCCTGTGGTGCCAGGTGAGGATTTAA